In Campylobacter concisus, a single window of DNA contains:
- a CDS encoding cation diffusion facilitator family transporter: MHNKSVLRNSFLLIFTFMIVEAVFGFVSNSLALISDAFHMLSDAAALFLSLVAFKIAEKRANLQKTFGYKRVEIVAAFINAIALIALAIFVIVEAIIRLFNEPEIEAKTMLFVSILGLVVNLVVAIYMHKSADTKENLNMKGAYLHVLGDTLGSVGAIVAALLVMKFDFTQADSIASIFVSLLIIKSGASLLKDSFNILIEAVPLKLDTDEILGVIKSVDGVKIVHDLHIWAINAGTNALIAHVVVDDTLSVAEISKMIKRIEHELSQVGIGHVTLQFESESLGHKAGLICELNDEEGHEHFRYCH, translated from the coding sequence ATGCACAACAAGAGCGTTCTTAGAAATTCGTTTTTACTAATTTTCACGTTTATGATAGTTGAGGCCGTTTTTGGCTTCGTTTCAAACTCGCTTGCGCTTATTAGCGACGCATTTCACATGCTCTCAGACGCCGCGGCTCTCTTTTTGTCGCTGGTTGCTTTTAAGATCGCAGAAAAAAGGGCAAATTTACAAAAGACATTTGGCTACAAGAGGGTCGAGATCGTCGCTGCTTTCATAAACGCTATCGCTCTTATCGCGCTTGCTATCTTTGTCATAGTTGAAGCGATCATTAGGCTTTTTAACGAGCCAGAGATAGAGGCTAAAACGATGCTTTTTGTTAGTATTTTGGGGCTTGTGGTAAATTTGGTCGTGGCTATTTACATGCACAAAAGTGCTGACACAAAAGAAAATTTAAATATGAAAGGGGCTTATCTGCATGTTCTTGGCGACACGCTTGGCTCGGTTGGAGCGATCGTCGCAGCGCTTCTTGTGATGAAATTTGACTTCACGCAGGCCGATAGCATCGCAAGTATCTTTGTATCGCTACTCATCATAAAAAGTGGCGCTAGCTTGCTAAAAGATAGCTTTAATATCCTAATCGAAGCTGTGCCGCTTAAGCTTGATACAGATGAAATTTTAGGCGTTATAAAGAGCGTAGATGGCGTTAAAATCGTGCATGACCTGCATATCTGGGCGATAAATGCTGGCACAAATGCGCTCATAGCCCACGTGGTGGTGGATGACACGTTAAGCGTGGCTGAAATTTCAAAGATGATAAAGCGCATCGAGCACGAGCTTTCTCAAGTTGGCATCGGCCATGTCACGCTTCAGTTTGAGAGCGAGAGCCTTGGGCACAAAGCTGGTCTCATCTGCGAGCTAAATGACGAAGAAGGGCATGAACATTTTAGGTATTGTCATTAA
- a CDS encoding cupin domain-containing protein: MKNYQVAKITNEPRVELKEALNLTGCEVSINELPANVSVPFVHVHKQNEELYIITEGDGELFIDGEVIKVSKGDAVRIDPEGKRCFRAGKNGIKMICIQTKRGSLEQYTMSDGVIVDDVKPSWL; this comes from the coding sequence ATGAAAAATTATCAGGTTGCAAAGATCACAAACGAGCCAAGAGTTGAGCTAAAAGAGGCTTTAAATTTAACTGGCTGTGAGGTATCTATAAACGAGCTTCCAGCAAACGTGAGCGTACCATTTGTCCATGTGCATAAGCAAAACGAGGAGCTTTACATCATCACTGAGGGCGATGGCGAGCTTTTCATCGACGGCGAAGTGATAAAAGTAAGTAAAGGCGACGCGGTGCGCATAGATCCAGAGGGTAAGAGGTGCTTTAGGGCTGGCAAAAACGGCATCAAAATGATCTGCATCCAGACAAAGCGCGGTAGCCTAGAGCAATACACAATGAGTGACGGCGTGATAGTTGATGACGTAAAGCCAAGCTGGCTGTAA
- a CDS encoding ABC transporter six-transmembrane domain-containing protein yields MQNNAFKTLKSIATEHNKKLILIFTLVLAENGLFLAYPIFAGFAINAIMQGNTLNALIYALFVLIAWLVGAIRRRVDTQVFANIYAKLAVNVIMNEKQNAKDDSAIIARVALSQEFVNFFETHFPMFFTSVISIIGSAFMLIFVEPKVAVACFVVMTFFLIFLPKYIKKNDDLYLRLNDRLEKEAKVIGAFSKSMLNRHYDVVSKFRIAISNREAMSYFIIGISASLLFLVAIIVLSSQQTNAGHIYSVMTYIWNFIISLDDSPKLIEEFSNLKDIGKRIDAQKKDNDAQQERS; encoded by the coding sequence TTGCAAAATAACGCCTTTAAAACGCTAAAGAGCATAGCGACCGAGCACAACAAAAAGCTCATTTTGATCTTTACTTTGGTGTTAGCAGAGAACGGGCTTTTTCTAGCTTATCCGATATTTGCGGGCTTTGCGATCAACGCAATCATGCAAGGAAATACGTTAAATGCCCTCATTTACGCACTTTTTGTGCTTATAGCGTGGCTTGTAGGAGCCATTAGGCGCCGCGTGGATACGCAAGTTTTTGCAAATATCTACGCAAAGCTTGCTGTAAATGTCATCATGAATGAAAAACAAAACGCCAAAGACGACTCCGCTATCATCGCCAGAGTAGCGCTCTCGCAAGAGTTTGTAAATTTCTTTGAGACGCATTTTCCTATGTTTTTTACATCGGTCATTTCGATCATCGGCTCAGCGTTTATGCTCATCTTTGTCGAGCCAAAGGTCGCTGTGGCGTGCTTTGTAGTGATGACCTTTTTTCTTATATTTTTGCCAAAATATATCAAGAAAAATGACGATCTTTATCTTCGCTTAAATGACCGCCTAGAAAAAGAGGCAAAAGTGATAGGTGCTTTTAGCAAAAGCATGCTAAATAGGCACTACGATGTCGTTTCTAAATTTCGTATAGCGATCTCAAACAGGGAGGCGATGAGCTATTTTATCATCGGCATTAGCGCTTCGCTGCTCTTTTTGGTGGCGATAATAGTGCTAAGCTCGCAGCAGACAAACGCCGGCCACATCTACTCCGTGATGACCTATATATGGAATTTTATCATCAGTCTTGACGACTCGCCAAAACTCATCGAGGAGTTTTCAAATTTAAAAGATATCGGTAAGAGGATCGACGCCCAAAAGAAGGACAATGATGCACAACAAGAGCGTTCTTAG